In Amyelois transitella isolate CPQ chromosome 27, ilAmyTran1.1, whole genome shotgun sequence, a single genomic region encodes these proteins:
- the LOC106142150 gene encoding DNA polymerase epsilon subunit 3 has translation MAEKLEDLNLPLTVVTRIVKEALPEGVSISKEARTGLAKAASVFVLYVTSAATNIVKNKKKKALTGQDVLDAMKDIEFDRFVEPLSEALEQYKLAASARKSGAGKKKDEEDGETVDLE, from the coding sequence ATGGCTGAAAAACTCGAAGACTTAAATCTGCCGTTAACCGTCGTCACTCGCATAGTTAAAGAAGCGTTACCAGAAGGAGTTTCCATATCAAAAGAGGCGCGAACCGGCCTTGCGAAGGCTGCATCAGTTTTCGTTTTATATGTTACTTCAGCTGCTACAAATATcgttaaaaataagaagaaaaaggCCCTAACAGGACAAGATGTGTTAGACGCTATGAAAGATATAGAATTCGATAGATTTGTGGAACCTTTAAGCGAAGCATTGGAACAGTACAAATTGGCGGCATCGGCGCGGAAATCTGGAGCTGGAAAGAAGAAAGATGAGGAAGATGGAGAAACTGTAGATCTAGAATAA